The Acanthochromis polyacanthus isolate Apoly-LR-REF ecotype Palm Island chromosome 17, KAUST_Apoly_ChrSc, whole genome shotgun sequence genome has a window encoding:
- the bicdl2 gene encoding BICD family-like cargo adapter 2 isoform X1, translating to MFTPRKDSLPSPSLEDSFFPLSSSSSVSLSFALPSSTSSPGSVDSGGGIETDLILAAELGQALLEKNEELAASLEQREREVEALQQEKHVLQRKLEMNELTSGQREAELTVDLAALRTELEKHHSQGRDRRKDESEQMTQLANHNQRLVEQLAEAVTVEHCLRTEIRSLREEMEESSFSRNISFTQLGSIQAENKVLQERQSHMETQLKASQEDSQRLRIERDGLRDRLSEVQMKLKEKEAEIEQEQGVVFELRTLNRSLQQKALNLGEESVLDSSHTQPLSLLSEIQQSQAKEALLAHSTVLQARDEEIQALKEELQSQQEKLESLREEIKPFRSSPDKPSYSSLESELAMVRQEKETLTQQLLNTIQHKVALSQELDAWQEDMRLVINQQVQQREEERKKEVQREKENTVGLQRSKSLRVKGEVRKGFFSSLFRDK from the exons ATGTTCACCCCCAGGAAGGACAGTCTTCCCTCACCCAGCCTGGAGGACTCCTTCTTCCCtctctcctcatcctcctcggTGTCTCTCTCCTTTGCTCTCCCCTCGTCCACGTCGTCTCCTGGCAGCGTTGACAGTGGAGGAGGGATAGAGACCGACCTGATACTCGCTGCAGAGCTCGGCCAGGCTTTACTGGAGAAGAATGAGGAGCTGGCAGCCTCTCTggagcagagggagagagaggtggag GCTTTGCAGCAGGAGAAGCATGTCCTTCAGAGGAAGCTGGAGATGAATGAACTGACATCTGGACAGAGAGAGGCGGAGCTGACTGTCGATTTAGCGGCCTTGAGGACTGAGCTGGAGAAACATCACAGTCAGGGGCGTGACCGGCGAAAAGATGAGAGTGAGCAGATGACTCAATTAGCCAACCATAACCAGCGACTGGTGGAGCAACTAGCAGAG GCTGTCACAGTGGAGCACTGCTTGAGGACTGAGATTCGTTCTCTCAGGGAAGAGATGGAAGAATCGTCTTTTAGCCGAAACATCAGCTTCACACAATTAGGGAGCATACAAGCAGAG AACAAAGTTTTGCAGGAGCGGCAGTCGCACATGGAGACCCAGCTGAAAGCTTCACAGGAGGACAGCCAAAGACTCCGCATAGAGCGAGACGGACTGAGAGACAGACTGTCTGAAGTCCAGATGaaactgaaagagaaagaagcGGAG ATAGAACAGGAGCAGGGAGTGGTGTTTGAGTTGCGCACCTTGAATCGCTCCCTGCAGCAAAAAGCTTTGAACCTGGGAGAAGAGAGCGTCCTGGACAGTTCACACACACAACCTTTGTCTCTGCTCAGTGAAATTCAGCAGTCACAG GCTAAAGAGGCCCTTCTAGCTCACTCCACAGTCCTGCAAGCAAGAGATGAAGAAATACAAGCGCTGAAAGAGGAG CTGCAATCTCAACAAGAAAAACTCGAGTCTCTGAGGGAAGAAATCAAACCTTTTAGAAGCAGTCCTGACAAGCCAAGCTACAG CTCCCTGGAGAGTGAACTGGCCATGGTGCGTCAGGAGAAAGAAACACTGActcagcagctcctcaacaCCATCCAACACAAAGTAGCGCTGTCTCAGGAGCTGGATGCCTGGCAG GAGGACATGCGGTTGGTGATCAATCAGCAGGTGCAgcaaagagaggaggagagaaagaaggaggTCCAGCGAGAGAAGGAAAACACTGTGGGACTCCAAAGAAGCAAGTCGCTGAGAGTGAAGGGAGAAGTAAGGAAAGGATTCTTCTCGTCTCTTTTCAGAGACAAATAA
- the mia gene encoding melanoma-derived growth regulatory protein, whose product MCSHTDMACKLWFVLSAGLFLATSEAGRQMPKLSDKKLCADSECSHPILIARALQDYYPGDCRFIPIRQGQLVYVYAMLKDRGNLFWAGSVQDSYYGQQEARVGHFPSSVVEETHALMPASTEVKTTKWDFYCY is encoded by the exons ATGTGTTCACATACAGACATGGCTTGCAAGCTCTGGTTTGTACTTTCAGCGGGACTTTTTCTGGCAACCTCAGAGGCTGGAAGGCAGATGCCTAAACTCTCTGACAAGAAGCTCTGTGCCGACTCTGAATGCAGCC ATCCTATCCTGATAGCTCGAGCTCTGCAGGACTACTACCCTGGAGACTGCAGGTTCATCCCCATCAGACAGGGACAGCTCGTCTATGTTTATGCAATGCTAAAAGACAGAGGGAACCTCTTTTGGGCTGGCAGC GTTCAAGACTCCTACTACGGACAGCAGGAAGCTCGTGTTGGCCACTTCCCCAGCAGCGTGGTGGAAGAGACTCACGCTCTCATGCCAGCCAGCACTGAAGTCAAAACTACT aaATGGGACTTCTACTGTTACTGA
- the layna gene encoding layilin, whose translation MDLLTIFCHLLLLCFDPSAATSLITADIFEARGQRVCKAGKGRPCYKLAYFSELRRRLNFVEAELACRRDGGQLLSVESASEQKIIEQLITELRPTDGDFWIGLRRNHGDGDSTSNCSSQYYWVDGSKSTFRNWHWDEPSCGYEVCVVMYHQPSAPPGLGGLYMFQWNDDNCETKNNFICKYTAEKLLEPSPAPNSTQTDVFPSSVLPWNPSDPNQDSRTAVNLVYIIIPTIPLILLLLTVMGVCCFKMLARRRRKQQKSEVCQTDAVICPSPIPTDVYNVIRSQKDDDLVSARPHTKNTSFLCSSPDTPTGDYDNLGGRDTESGFVTLASTESCFLNFDLNDLTLGRRGTRDFYDTSLGRSGKRDLNDSSLGRTGHRELYDRSLGRRTTKSEHYGSSVYADHGLYDVSIRAGSDLYDPKLRPGGLTGKVDLYQTYVTNGKDDTYQTSLGTYANRKSYQANLDSYRNGLTLDGGRRYFNEQDWINREY comes from the exons ATGGACTTGCTGACAATCTTCTGTCACCTCCTGCTTTTGTGCTTCGACCCATCTGCAGCCACAAGTCTCATTACAG CAGATATATTTGAAGCAAGAG gtcAGCGTGTGTGCAAGGCAGGAAAAGGGAGGCCGTGCTACAAGTTGGCCTACTTCTCTGAGCTCCGCCGGAGGCTGAACTTCGTGGAGGCAGAGTTGGCCTGCAGACGGGACGGAGGGCAGCTGCTGAGCGTCGAGTCTGCATCCGAGCAGAAGATCATAGAGCAGCTCATCACCGAGCTCCGCCCAACCGATGGAGACTTCTGGATAGGTCTTCGCCGTAACCATGGAGACGGGGACAGCACCTCCAACTGCTCTTCACAGTACTACTGGGTGGACGGCAGCAAGTCCACGTTTAG GAACTGGCACTGGGATGAGCCATCATGCGGCTACGAGGTGTGTGTAGTGATGTATCACCAGCCCTCTGCTCCCCCCGGTCTGGGAGGACTCTACATGTTCCAGTGGAACGACGACAATTGTGAAACCAAGAACAACTTCATCTGCAAATACACTGCCG AGAAGCTACTGGAGCCTTCTCCTGCTCCCAACTCCACCCAAACAG ATGTCTTCCCTTCATCAGTGCTGCCGTGGAATCCAAGTGACCCCAACCAGGACAGTAGAACAG CTGTGAATTTGGTTTACATCATCATTCCCACGATTCCCCTCATACTGCTGTTGCTGACAGTGATGGGAGTCTGCTGCTTCAAAATGCTTGCCAGACG AaggagaaaacagcagaaatcagaAGTTTGCCAGACAGACGCCGTAATCTGTCCGAGCCCGATTCCCACGGACGTCTACAACGTCATCCGCTCGCAGAAAGACGATGACCTGGTTTCAGCTCGGCCCCACACCAAAAACACCTCCTTTCTATGCTCCTCTCCGGACACACCGACAGGTGACTACGACAACCTCGGGGGTCGCGACACAGAGAGCGGCTTTGTGACTCTTGCCAGCACAGAGAGTTGTTTCCTCAACTTTGACCTCAATGACCTCACCCTCGGACGTCGTGGCACCCGCGATTTCTACGACACCAGCTTGGGCCGCTCGGGAAAGAGAGACCTGAACGACAGCAGTCTGGGTCGCACCGGCCACCGAGAGTTGTACGACAGGAGTCTGGGTCGGCGTACAACCAAGAGCGAGCATTATGGCAGCAGTGTGTATGCAGACCATGGACTGTATGATGTCAGTATCAGAGCAGGGAGTGACCTCTATGATCCCAAACTGAGGCCTGGAGGCCTCACAGGAAAAGTCGACCTCTATCAGACATATGTCACCAACGGCAAGGACGACACTTACCAGACCAGCCTGGGAACCTACGCCAACCGAAAGTCCTACCAAGCGAATCTGGACAGCTACAGAAACGGGCTGACCCTGGATGGTGGAAGGAGATACTTCAATGAGCAGGATTGGATCAACAGAGAGTACTGA
- the alg9 gene encoding alpha-1,2-mannosyltransferase ALG9, producing the protein MAAKALRQRTRRGSRQDANNVNISAEARPPKEEKVSDDSKITETRQDSISRGGQVWAPEGSTAFKCLLSARFCAALLSNISDCDETFNYWEPMHYLLYGTGMQTWEYSPLYAIRSYAYLWLHALPACLHAHVLQTNKVLVFYFVRCVLAFSCCVCELYFYKAVCKKFGLHVGRLMLAFLVLSTGMFCSSAAFLPSSFCMYTTLVAMTGWFQDSTALAVLGVAAGAIVGWPFSALVGVPIAFDLLVLKREWKSFIIWSAIALLLLLVPLVAVDSFFYGKLVIAPLNILLYNVFTPHGPDLYGTEPWHFYFVNGILNFNLVFALALFSLPLTALMETLLHRFNVQNLGRPYWLTLSPMYLWMLVFFTRPHKEERFLFPIYPLICLSGAVALSSLQKCYHFLFQRYRLEHYTVSSNWLALSAVVVFTVLSLSRSVALFRGYHAPLDLYPEFHRIAKDPTLHSVPEGRPVSVCVGKEWYRFPSSFLLPHNWQLHFIQSEFKGQLPQPYASGPLATQIIPDNMNDQNLEEPSRYVDLRQCHYLVDLDVDEETPLEPRYSASKEEWNIIAYKPFLQSSRSSPLLRAFYIPFISDHHTTYRRYVILKPRRQKQPRKRSHG; encoded by the exons ATGGCGGCCAAGGCGCTCCGGCAGCGAACCAGGCGAGGCAGCAGACAAGACGCAAACAACGTAAATATCTCCGCCGAAGCTCGGCCACCAAAAGAGGAGAAAGTCAGCGAtgacagtaaaatcacagagacTCGGCAAGA tTCAATCAGTCGTGGCGGACAGGTGTGGGCTCCAGAAGGTTCTACTGCATTTAAATGCCTGCTCTCAGCACGTTTCTGCGCCGCTTTGCTCAGCAACATCTCAGACTGCGACGAGACGTTCAACTACTGGGAGCCT ATGCACTACCTGCTGTACGGCACAGGAATGCAAACATGGGAATATTCTCCGTTGTACGCCATCAGGTCCTATGCTTACTTATGGTTACACGCTCTCCCTGCTTGTTTACACGCCCATGTTCTACAGACAAACAAG GTGTTGGTGTTCTACTTTGTACGATGTGTCTTAGCATTCTCCTGCTGTGTCTGTGAACTCTATTTCTACAA GGCAGTTTGTAAGAAGTTTGGCTTGCACGTGGGCCGTCTGATGTTAGCATTCCTTGTCCTCAGCACGGGAATGTTCTGCTCATCTGCAG cattccttccttcctctttctGCATGTACACGACACTGGTTGCCATGACTGGTTGGTTTCAGGACTCGACGGCGTTAGCTGTTTTGGGCGTGGCAGCCGGTGCCATAGTTGGATGGCCGTTCTCTGCTTTGGTTGG GGTTCCGATTGCCTTCGATCTGCTCGTGTTGAAGAGGGAGTGGAAAAGTTTTATCATCTGGTCAGCCATTgctctgcttctgctgctg GTACCTCTGGTGGCAGTGGACTCTTTCTTTTATGGCAAACTGGTCATAGCACCACTCAATATTCTACTGTACAATGTCTTTACACCACACGGACCTGATCTTTACG GCACAGAGCCGTGGCACTTCTACTTTGTAAATGGCATCCTGAACTTCAACCTGGTGTTTGCGCTGGCTCTGTTTTCCCTGCCGCTCACCGCTCTCATGGAGACTCTGTTACACAGGTTCAATG TGCAGAACCTGGGCCGTCCGTACTGGCTGACTCTGTCTCCCATGTATCTGTGGATGTTGGTTTTCTTCACTAGACCTCACAAAGAGGAACGTTTTCTCTTTCCCATCTACCCTCTCATCTGCCTCAGCGGGGCAGTAGCCCTCTCCTCTCTACAG AAATGCTACCACTTTCTGTTCCAGCGATATCGACTGGAGCACTACACGGTCTCTTCCAACTGGCTGGCTCTGAGTGCAGTCGTGGTCTTCACAGTGTTGTCGCTGTCTCGTTCTGTTGCCCTCTTCAGAG GCTACCATGCCCCTCTGGACCTGTACCCAGAGTTTCACCGCATCGCCAAGGATCCAACTCTACACTCAGTTCCTGAGGGCAGAccggtcagtgtgtgtgtcggCAAAGAGTGGTACCGCTTCCCAAGCAGCTTTCTTCTCCCACACAA CTGGCAACTGCACTTCATTCAGTCTGAATTTAAGGGGCAGCTGCCTCAGCCGTATGCCTCTGGTCCTCTGGCTACACAGATCATCCCAGACAATATGAACGACCAGAACCTGGAGGAACCATCCAGATAT GTGGATTTAAGGCAGTGCCACTACCTAGTGGACCTAGACGTAGATGAAGAGACACCGCTTGAGCCACGTTATTCAGCCAGCAAAGAGGAGTGGAACATCATTGCTTATAAGCCTTTTCTACAATCATCAAG GTCGTCTCCTCTTCTCCGAGCGTTCTACATCCCGTTCATATCGGACCATCACACCACCTACAGGCGCTACGTCATCTTGAAACCACGGCGACAAAAGCAGCCTCGTAAGCGGAGCCACGGCTGA
- the bicdl2 gene encoding BICD family-like cargo adapter 2 isoform X2: MFTPRKDSLPSPSLEDSFFPLSSSSSVSLSFALPSSTSSPGSVDSGGGIETDLILAAELGQALLEKNEELAASLEQREREVEALQQEKHVLQRKLEMNELTSGQREAELTVDLAALRTELEKHHSQGRDRRKDESEQMTQLANHNQRLVEQLAEAVTVEHCLRTEIRSLREEMEESSFSRNISFTQLGSIQAENKVLQERQSHMETQLKASQEDSQRLRIERDGLRDRLSEVQMKLKEKEAEAKEALLAHSTVLQARDEEIQALKEELQSQQEKLESLREEIKPFRSSPDKPSYSSLESELAMVRQEKETLTQQLLNTIQHKVALSQELDAWQEDMRLVINQQVQQREEERKKEVQREKENTVGLQRSKSLRVKGEVRKGFFSSLFRDK, encoded by the exons ATGTTCACCCCCAGGAAGGACAGTCTTCCCTCACCCAGCCTGGAGGACTCCTTCTTCCCtctctcctcatcctcctcggTGTCTCTCTCCTTTGCTCTCCCCTCGTCCACGTCGTCTCCTGGCAGCGTTGACAGTGGAGGAGGGATAGAGACCGACCTGATACTCGCTGCAGAGCTCGGCCAGGCTTTACTGGAGAAGAATGAGGAGCTGGCAGCCTCTCTggagcagagggagagagaggtggag GCTTTGCAGCAGGAGAAGCATGTCCTTCAGAGGAAGCTGGAGATGAATGAACTGACATCTGGACAGAGAGAGGCGGAGCTGACTGTCGATTTAGCGGCCTTGAGGACTGAGCTGGAGAAACATCACAGTCAGGGGCGTGACCGGCGAAAAGATGAGAGTGAGCAGATGACTCAATTAGCCAACCATAACCAGCGACTGGTGGAGCAACTAGCAGAG GCTGTCACAGTGGAGCACTGCTTGAGGACTGAGATTCGTTCTCTCAGGGAAGAGATGGAAGAATCGTCTTTTAGCCGAAACATCAGCTTCACACAATTAGGGAGCATACAAGCAGAG AACAAAGTTTTGCAGGAGCGGCAGTCGCACATGGAGACCCAGCTGAAAGCTTCACAGGAGGACAGCCAAAGACTCCGCATAGAGCGAGACGGACTGAGAGACAGACTGTCTGAAGTCCAGATGaaactgaaagagaaagaagcGGAG GCTAAAGAGGCCCTTCTAGCTCACTCCACAGTCCTGCAAGCAAGAGATGAAGAAATACAAGCGCTGAAAGAGGAG CTGCAATCTCAACAAGAAAAACTCGAGTCTCTGAGGGAAGAAATCAAACCTTTTAGAAGCAGTCCTGACAAGCCAAGCTACAG CTCCCTGGAGAGTGAACTGGCCATGGTGCGTCAGGAGAAAGAAACACTGActcagcagctcctcaacaCCATCCAACACAAAGTAGCGCTGTCTCAGGAGCTGGATGCCTGGCAG GAGGACATGCGGTTGGTGATCAATCAGCAGGTGCAgcaaagagaggaggagagaaagaaggaggTCCAGCGAGAGAAGGAAAACACTGTGGGACTCCAAAGAAGCAAGTCGCTGAGAGTGAAGGGAGAAGTAAGGAAAGGATTCTTCTCGTCTCTTTTCAGAGACAAATAA
- the fdxacb1 gene encoding ferredoxin-fold anticodon-binding domain-containing protein 1, which produces MSPSRSILLVGEGNFSFSASASQLYSESETSITATCLQHQEEALRHEGAAGNIQTIKDSGGTVLFEVDCTKLEQCASLQGRVFDRVVFNFPHCGRKSGVKKNRELLKNFFLSCVQVLAEDGEVHVSLCNGQGGTPVDQPKREWHNSWQVAAMAAEAHLILSAVHPFESERYQNYKCTGYRSQDKGFHVEKSLLHVFTRGLPYASGQTLKVEEAVEGEKVQYNIPAELSDFIFRRFLCPDSVHPVKLAQDFVLKGLAEKWLVSMTTETIPYLLTVKQLQTCCCDSDGTQCYWINLLEKDFSSDAQTSTEGEKDQGCADARETPSASCATSEKVDRMRSKGVECLRSACSIDVDPDGESGLYLLRPSLLPQMEELLTKKEELIDNAGSNEGNNESEGNKKDEAFGGCNGVTSLLGVSGVVFRNVPISLWALPAYHELLLRGVSPPEKDPVKSLGHKLETLLAPYGVSLVAEQGGLRLMAQPVGLVGKLFANDNNISVTVSLNLDLLAVLLFSLPDWRLLWSHDPRFLKQFSLRPQPGTPFSPFSLFPEHFSFDISFWTGPIWEEKKFHAVVREASRGTVEQVKLIDMFSHPDLSQTSYCYRLIYHSHTHALSHTQALQFHQHLESLLSSRLQVTIR; this is translated from the exons ATGTCTCCTTCACGGTCCATATTGCTGGTGGGAGAGGGGAATTTCTCGTTTTCTGCCTCTGCCAGTCAGCTGTACTCGGAATCAGAGACCAGCATAACGGCCACTTGTCTGCAGCATCAGGAGGAGGCACTGCGGCATGAAGGTGCAGCCGGCAACATCCAGACCATCAAGGACTCAG GTGGAACTGTGCTTTTTGAGGTGGACTGCACAAAGCTGGAGCAGTGTGCCTCCCTGCAGGGCCGTGTGTTTGACCGGGTGGTGTTTAACTTTCCTCACTGTGGGAGAAAGAGTGGGGTTAAAAAGAACAGAGAACTTCTCAAAAACTTCTTCCTCAG TTGTGTTCAGGTGTTGGCTGAAGACGGGGAAGTTCACGTTTCCTTGTGCAACGGGCAGGGCGGGACACCAGTGGACCAGCCGAAGCGAGAGTGGCACAACAGCTGGCAGGTGGCTGCCATGGCAGCAGAAGCACATCTAATCCTCAGTGCTGTCCACCCTTTTGAAAGTGAGAGATACCAGAACTACAAGTGCACTGGATACAG GAGCCAGGATAAGGGCTTTCATGTGGAGAAAAGTTTGCTCCATGTGTTCACTCGTGGCCTCCCCTACGCCTCTGGTCAGACACTTAAGGTGGAGGAGGCTGTTGAAGGGGAGAAAGTTCAGTACAACATCCCAGCTGAGCTCAGTGATTTCATATTCAG GAGATTTCTCTGCCCAGACTCTGTCCACCCTGTCAAGTTGGCACAGGATTTTGTTCTCAAAGGACTGGCGGAGAAGTGGTTGGTCTCCATGACGACAGAGACCATTCCCTATCTCCTCACggtcaaacagctgcagacatGCTGCTGCGACAGCGATGGTACACAGTGCTACTGGATCAACCTGCTTGAGAAAGACTTCAGCTCAGACGCTCAAACCTCTACAGAAGGAGAAAAAGATCAGGGATGCGCAGATGCAAGAGAAACTCCGTCAGCCTCGTGTGCTACCTCAGAGAAAGTGGACAGGATGAGGAGCAAAGGAGTTGAGTGCTTAAGGTCAGCATGCTCTATTGATGTCGACCCTGATGGGGAAAGCGGTCTTTATTTGCTGCGTCCATCACTGCTCCCTCAGATGGAAGAGCTTTTAACTAAAAAAGAGGAGCTAATTGACAATGCTGGGAGTAACGAGGGCAATAATGAAAGTGAAGGGAACAAGAAGGATGAGGCCTTTGGGGGCTGTAATGGTGTTACCAGCTTACTCGGTGTAAGTGGCGTGGTGTTCAGGAATGTGCCCATCAGCCTCTGGGCTCTGCCTGCCTATCACGAGCTTCTCCTCAGAGGTGTTTCCCCTCCAGAAAAGGATCCAGTTAAATCGCTCGGACATAAGCTGGAAACGCTGCTTGCGCCATATGGGGTCTCCCTGGTAGCAGAACAGGGAGGTCTGCGTCTGATGGCACAGCCGGTGGGTTTAGTTGGTAAACTGTTTGCAAACGACAACAACATCAGCGTCACTGTGTCCCTAAACCTGGACCTCCTCGCTGTGCTTCTGTTCTCGCTCCCTGACTGGCGGCTGCTGTGGTCACATGATCCACGTTTCCTAAAACAGTTTTCACTCCGCCCACAGCCAGGGACTCCTTTCAGCCCGTTTTCCCTCTTTCCCGAACACTTCAGCTTTGACATCAGCTTCTGGACGGGGCCTATATGGGAGGAGAAGAAGTTCCATGCCGTGGTCCGGGAGGCCAGCCGTGGGACCGTGGAGCAAGTTAAACTCATCGATATGTTCTCCCATCCCGACCTGAGCCAGACCAGCTACTGCTACAGACTCATCtaccactcacacacacacgctctgtcacacacacaagcCCTCCAGTTTCACCAACACTTGGAGTCTTTACTTTCCTCTCGGTTGCAGGTGACCATCAGGTAG
- the si:dkey-71l1.1 gene encoding mitochondrial import receptor subunit TOM40B encodes MGSVLALSSSPGHQNWPFSTDPPPSRWDAHPAHWDSPPRWERRDGRLPNPGSFHSLHRSCKDVFPQQIEGVKMIVNKTLSSFFKVSHTLHLSAVSPSYYRFHVEHLQSDDYSKDKDAPALIGEMDSSGSLNAHALLHLTERVRARTVFQTQQSQFVTWQFETEYRGNDFTAAVTVANPDVLRESVILVAHFLQSVSSGLVLGGELVYHRGRAEEGGILTLAGQYSRPNWVATLNAGKGGAHASYYHRANKQIQVGVEFEASTRTQETTTSFGYQMELPEANMVFRGMINSRCIIGGVLEKRLTPLPATLIMGAFVNHRGDKLQVGLGVNVG; translated from the exons ATGGGCAGTGTCCTGGCTTTGTCTTCCAGTCCGGGCCATCAGAACTGGCCTTTCTCCACGGACCCCCCTCCATCTCGCTGGGACGCACATCCTGCTCACTGGGACAGTCCACCACGCTGGGAGAGGAGAGATGGCCGGCTGCCCAACCCAGGCAGCTTTCACTctctccacaggagctgcaaaG ATGTGTTTCCTCAGCAGATTGAAGGTGTCAAGATGATTGTCAACAAAACTCTGAGCAGCTTCTTCAAG GTCAGTCATACGCTCCACCTCAGTGCTGTAAGTCCTTCCTACTATCGATTCCATGTGGAGCATTTGCAGTCTGATGACTACAGCAAGGACAAG gaTGCCCCAGCATTAATCGGTGAGATGGACTCTTCAGGTAGTCTGAACGCTCACGCTCTGCTGCATCTCACTGAGCGTGTGCGAGCTAGAACGGTGTTCCAG ACGCAACAGTCCCAGTTTGTAACGTGGCAGTTTGAAACTGAGTACAGAGGGAACGACTTCACTGCTGCTGTGACTGTAGCCAACCCAGACGTCCTCAGAGAGTCAG TTATCCTTGTAGCACACTTCCTGCAGAGTGTATCCTCTGGGTTGGTGTTAGGAGGGGAGCTTGTTTACCACCGCGGCCgagcagaggaaggaggaatTCTTACTTTGGCTGGACAGTACTCTa GACCAAACTGGGTGGCAACGCTGAATGCTGGGAAAGGAGGCGCCCATGCTAGCTACTATCACAGAGCCAACAAACAG ATCCAAGTCGGGGTGGAGTTTGAAGCCAGCACCAGGACACAGGAGACCACGACCTCATTTGGCTACCAGATGGAACTCCCCGAGGCCAACATGGTCTTTCGAG GTATGATAAACAGTCGCTGCATAATAGGAGGCGTGTTGGAGAAGCGTCTGACCCCGCTTCCTGCCACCCTAATCATGGGCGCCTTTGTAAATCACAGAGGTGACAAGCTGCAAGTGGGCCTCGGCGTCAACGTGGGCTAA